In Biomphalaria glabrata chromosome 11, xgBioGlab47.1, whole genome shotgun sequence, the following proteins share a genomic window:
- the LOC106056714 gene encoding uncharacterized protein LOC106056714 produces the protein MACIKQLIKFVKLLLIAVRFTLSSTDLPCDAYCFKGSFCKGQDCIPCPYGTFISQDGHTFTVCKRWTTMSGPNIIQITPGSESRDIVWGCETGYIKHDINAAEWDCIKAPTTTTTTTITTSTSTSISTTIKPTMATVPVGSSQELETPYIAAIAIGCSVIIIAAIIIYLYIRYCRRRPNNTDRSGEVRYHRPPNATVPDKDLLDLFSEIERVLSKDDIIRLIDYLHDPNGKIIKQKESQKALISWANGYPEFDHPSLIRDTLSRIGIELPLNSSEINSLTLADGLFKADRLNNAFKNFCGEMCTWLGMDAEKLAILLNLKNQLDIQKSSKNFELAFTVCMGKWAFGHPFRYTENDREWEPLTIVRRKLIEMERNDIVEDLPTLTSCVYTAMENYNSQSYQNGATNIV, from the exons ATGGCCTGTATTAAACAGCTTATTAAGTTTGTAAAGCTTTTGCTTATCGCGGTACGCTTTACTCTAAGCTCAACTGATTTGCCATGTGATGCTTATTGTTTTAAAGGAAGCTTCTGTAAAGGCCAAGATTGTATACCTTGTCCATATGG gaCTTTCATATCACAAGATGGCCATACTTTCACAGTTTGTAAAAGGTGGACCACAATGTCTGGACCTAATATCATTCAGATTACACCAGGTTCTGAGAGTAGAGATATAGTGTGGGGATGTGAAACTGGATACATCAAACATGATATCAATGCCGCTGAATGGGACTGCATCAAGGCCCCCACAACCACCACAACCACTACAATAACCACATCTACATCTACGTCAATCTCAACTACAATCAAGCCAACAATGGCAACAGTTCCAGTGGGCAGCTCTCAGGAGTTAGAAACTCCTTATATAGCTGCAATAGCAATTGGATGTAGTGTCATTATAATAGCAGCAATAATTATATACCTGTATATTAGATATTGTAGGAGACGTCCTAATAATACTGATCGATCTGGTGAAGTAAGATACCATAGACCTCCAAATGCTACTGTGCCTGATAAAGATTTACTTGACCTGTTCTCAGAAATTGAGAGAGTTTTGAGCAAAGATGATATCATTAGGTTAATTGACTATTTACATGATCCCAATGGCAAGATCATTAAACAGAAAGAATCACAAAAGGCTTTGATAAGCTGGGCAAATGGATATCCTGAATTTGATCACCCATCATTGATCAGGGACACACTTTCTAGAATAGGCATTGAATTGCCTTTAAACTCAAGTGAGATTAATTCTTTGACTCTAGCTGATGGTTTATTTAAAGCAGATAGACTtaataatgcatttaaaaatttCTGTGGAGAAATGTGCACTTGGCTAGGCATGGATGCTGAAAAATTAGCTATacttttaaatctcaaaaatcAATTAGATATCCAAAAATCTTCAAAAAACTTTGAGTTGGCGTTCACTGTTTGCATGGGAAAGTGGGCTTTTGGACATCCATTTAGGTACACAGAAAATGATAGAGAATGGGAGCCCTTGACTATTGTAAGGAGAAAACTGATTGAAATGGAAAGGAATGATATTGTGGAAGATCTGCCAACACTTACTTCTTGTGTTTATACAGCAATGGAGAATTACAACTCACAGAGCTATCAAAATGGCGCCACCAATATTGTATAG